In one window of Thermus aquaticus DNA:
- a CDS encoding ABC transporter ATP-binding protein: MAGLEARGLWGPHALKGVDLALRPGEWLALLGPNGAGKTTLLRAMAGLLRPQRGEVLLEGKPLRAYGSYERGRLLAYLPQGGPYPEGLLVEEVVRLGRLPHLGLWGREGKEDGEAVAWALEATGAAHLRGRLLGTLSGGERQRVLLARALAAKPRYLLLDEPTTFLDLEHQVGVVALLRRLAEMGLGVLAVLHDPNQAALAHRVAVVHGGRVVAQGRPEAVLTEPLLQGLYGPGVRVAHLGGRPHVYLDG, translated from the coding sequence GTGGCTGGGCTTGAGGCCAGGGGGCTTTGGGGGCCCCACGCCCTTAAGGGGGTGGACCTCGCCCTAAGGCCAGGGGAGTGGCTCGCCCTCCTCGGGCCCAACGGGGCGGGGAAGACCACCCTCCTTAGGGCGATGGCGGGCCTCCTCCGCCCTCAGAGGGGGGAAGTGCTCCTGGAGGGGAAGCCCCTAAGGGCCTACGGCAGCTACGAGCGGGGGCGGCTCCTCGCCTACCTCCCCCAAGGGGGGCCCTACCCCGAGGGGCTTCTGGTGGAGGAGGTGGTGCGCCTGGGAAGGCTTCCCCACCTGGGGCTTTGGGGCCGGGAGGGGAAGGAGGACGGGGAGGCGGTGGCCTGGGCCCTCGAGGCCACCGGGGCCGCCCACCTCCGGGGGAGGCTTCTTGGGACCCTTTCCGGCGGGGAGCGGCAGCGGGTCCTCCTGGCCCGGGCCCTGGCGGCGAAGCCCAGGTACCTCCTCCTGGACGAGCCCACCACCTTTTTGGACCTGGAGCACCAGGTGGGGGTGGTAGCCCTCTTGAGGCGCCTGGCGGAGATGGGCCTCGGGGTCCTTGCCGTCCTCCACGACCCCAACCAGGCGGCGTTGGCCCACCGGGTGGCCGTGGTGCATGGCGGGCGGGTGGTGGCCCAGGGCAGGCCGGAGGCGGTCCTCACCGAGCCTCTCCTCCAAGGCCTCTACGGCCCTGGGGTCCGGGTGGCCCACCTTGGGGGAAGGCCCCATGTCTACCTGGACGGATAG
- a CDS encoding DinB family protein, with amino-acid sequence MGRATGASLQGPVDENQVVALHDAPEKRYPLGDLLWHASLHEARHGAQVALLLRVLGQEPPALGLFFPEGERRPR; translated from the coding sequence GTGGGCCGGGCCACCGGGGCCTCTCTCCAGGGCCCGGTGGACGAGAACCAGGTGGTGGCCCTGCACGACGCGCCCGAGAAGCGCTACCCCCTGGGGGACCTCCTCTGGCACGCCTCCTTGCACGAGGCGCGGCATGGGGCCCAGGTGGCGCTTCTTCTACGCGTTCTGGGGCAGGAGCCCCCCGCTTTGGGCCTCTTTTTTCCTGAAGGCGAAAGGAGGCCAAGGTGA
- a CDS encoding serine hydrolase domain-containing protein, translating into MRFSRLDAYLRRAVEEGWLPGAVALVAREGEVVFQGVYGLLDPERGLPMREDALFRLYSMTKPWVSALALTFVEEGALALQDPLEKYLPGFAHLQVGREVGEEVVLEPLKAPITLYDLLRHTAGFTYGVFFRSPVKRLYLEAGVDRYDLDRETFLERLSRIPLRFQPGETMEYGLSTDVLGHLLEAFSGKSLAELMEERVFGPLGMRDSGFVAKDPARLAQPFPKDPETGRSLRLLPVEGKPPRYAGGMGGVGTAWDYLRFLEALRLGRGLLAPAFCRLMTQDHLGPLAYEGMRRGSEYMPGPGYGFGLGVAVRLSGMGLAPGNPGEWNWAGFGGTYFFVDPGIGLTALLMAQAPNLLSVLEPERALHSRYGSRLWLTFRALVYGALD; encoded by the coding sequence GTGAGGTTTTCTAGACTGGACGCTTACCTGAGGCGGGCGGTGGAGGAGGGCTGGCTTCCCGGGGCCGTGGCCCTGGTGGCCCGGGAGGGGGAGGTGGTCTTCCAGGGGGTCTACGGCCTCCTGGACCCCGAGAGGGGCCTACCCATGCGGGAGGACGCCCTCTTCCGCCTTTACTCCATGACCAAGCCCTGGGTTTCCGCCCTGGCCCTCACCTTCGTGGAGGAGGGGGCCCTTGCCCTCCAGGACCCCCTGGAGAAGTACCTCCCAGGCTTCGCCCACCTCCAGGTGGGGCGGGAGGTGGGGGAGGAAGTGGTCTTAGAGCCCCTCAAGGCCCCCATCACCCTCTACGACCTCCTGCGCCACACGGCGGGCTTCACCTACGGGGTCTTTTTCCGCTCGCCGGTCAAGCGCCTCTACCTGGAGGCGGGGGTGGACCGGTACGACCTGGACCGGGAAACCTTCCTGGAGAGGCTTTCCCGGATTCCCCTCCGGTTCCAGCCAGGGGAGACCATGGAGTATGGCCTTTCCACCGATGTCCTGGGCCACCTCCTGGAGGCGTTCTCGGGGAAGTCCCTGGCCGAGCTCATGGAGGAGCGGGTCTTTGGGCCTCTTGGCATGAGGGACTCCGGCTTCGTGGCCAAGGACCCCGCCCGCCTAGCCCAGCCCTTCCCCAAAGACCCGGAGACCGGGCGGAGCCTCCGCCTCCTCCCCGTGGAGGGAAAGCCTCCCAGGTACGCCGGGGGCATGGGGGGTGTGGGGACGGCCTGGGACTACCTCCGCTTCCTCGAGGCCCTGCGCCTGGGGCGGGGCCTCCTCGCCCCGGCCTTTTGCCGCCTCATGACCCAGGACCACCTGGGGCCTCTGGCCTATGAGGGGATGCGCCGGGGGTCCGAGTACATGCCGGGGCCGGGGTACGGCTTCGGCCTGGGGGTGGCGGTGAGGCTTTCCGGCATGGGCCTGGCCCCGGGGAACCCCGGGGAGTGGAACTGGGCGGGCTTTGGCGGCACCTACTTCTTCGTGGACCCGGGGATTGGGCTCACGGCCCTCCTTATGGCCCAGGCCCCCAACCTCCTCTCGGTCCTGGAGCCGGAGAGGGCCCTCCATTCCCGCTACGGGAGCCGCCTCTGGCTCACCTTCCGCGCCCTGGTCTACGGGGCTTTGGACTGA
- the mntR gene encoding manganese-dependent transcriptional regulator MntR: MARPPLSEAQEDYLKHLYALEEALKGPVPTQALAERLGVKPPSVTEMLKKLSALGLVEHLPYRGARLTEAGQRVALEVLRHHRLLEAYLHQALGYGWDEVHQEAERLEHVISEELEERIAEALGHPPFDPHGDPIPTRDLTLPQGRGLTLDQAPLGPARVARALAQDRGTLNLLARLGLVPGAFLEVLDKETGVRVRVGGEVYLLPLELAQGVAVEPLG, from the coding sequence ATGGCCCGCCCGCCCCTGTCCGAGGCCCAGGAGGACTACCTCAAGCACCTCTACGCCCTCGAGGAGGCCCTGAAAGGCCCCGTCCCCACCCAGGCCCTGGCCGAGCGCCTTGGGGTCAAGCCCCCCTCGGTGACGGAGATGCTGAAGAAGCTTTCCGCTTTGGGCCTGGTGGAGCACCTCCCCTACCGGGGGGCCAGGCTGACGGAGGCCGGGCAAAGGGTAGCCCTCGAGGTCCTCCGCCACCACCGCCTCCTGGAGGCCTACCTGCACCAGGCCCTGGGCTACGGCTGGGATGAGGTCCACCAGGAGGCCGAGAGGCTGGAGCACGTCATCAGCGAGGAGCTGGAGGAGCGCATCGCCGAGGCCCTGGGCCACCCCCCCTTTGACCCCCATGGGGACCCCATCCCCACCCGGGACCTGACCCTGCCCCAGGGGCGAGGCCTCACCCTGGACCAGGCCCCCCTGGGGCCGGCCCGGGTGGCCCGGGCCCTGGCCCAGGACCGGGGCACCCTGAACCTCCTCGCCCGGCTGGGCCTGGTGCCGGGAGCCTTCCTGGAGGTGCTGGACAAGGAGACCGGGGTGCGGGTGAGGGTGGGAGGAGAGGTCTACCTCCTCCCCCTGGAGCTAGCCCAAGGGGTGGCCGTGGAGCCCTTAGGCTAG
- a CDS encoding gamma-glutamyltransferase family protein: MDLTHYPYPSRRHVVLGRRGAVATSQPLAALAGMEMLLKGGSAVDAAIAMAACLTVVEPTSNGIGGDLFAIVWDGELHGLNASGKSPLALTPEKLPEGRMPERGWLPVTVPGAVSGWRALHERWGRLPFMEVLAPAIRHAEEGFPVGPETARAWRRAEGVYLPLKAPEFQAFQEVFFPHGRAPRAGEVWRSPLHAKTLREIGESYGESLYGGPLAQALAAFSGATGGLLTLEDLKAHAPEWVKPLATTYKGLTVHELPPNGQGVAVLLALNILEGLDLRPEDPMGYHLQIEAMRLALADTYRFVADPRFMELAPEAFLSKAYAAERRRLIGERALPLALPGLKPEGTVYLAAADGEVMVSLIQSNYQGFGSGILVPGTGIALQNRGLGFALEEGHPNRVGPGKRPFHTIIPGFLTREGKPLGPFGVMGGFMQPQGHVQVVLGLADFGLNPQAALDRPRWQVVPGGEVLLEPGIPQATALFLKDLGHRVRYEAEYGAFGRGQVILRLEEALCAASDPRAEGLALAL, encoded by the coding sequence ATGGACCTCACCCACTACCCCTACCCCTCCCGCCGCCACGTGGTCCTGGGGAGGCGGGGGGCGGTGGCCACCAGCCAGCCCCTGGCGGCCTTGGCGGGGATGGAGATGCTCTTGAAGGGGGGCAGCGCCGTGGATGCCGCCATCGCCATGGCCGCCTGCCTCACCGTGGTGGAGCCCACCTCCAACGGCATCGGCGGGGACCTTTTCGCCATCGTCTGGGACGGGGAGCTCCACGGCCTGAACGCCTCCGGCAAAAGCCCCCTGGCTCTCACCCCCGAGAAGCTTCCCGAAGGGCGGATGCCGGAGAGGGGCTGGCTTCCCGTCACCGTGCCCGGGGCGGTCTCCGGCTGGCGGGCCCTGCACGAAAGATGGGGGAGGCTTCCCTTCATGGAGGTCCTGGCCCCCGCCATCCGCCACGCCGAGGAGGGCTTTCCCGTGGGGCCGGAGACGGCTAGGGCCTGGCGGCGGGCGGAAGGGGTGTACCTTCCCCTCAAAGCCCCCGAGTTCCAGGCCTTCCAGGAGGTCTTCTTTCCCCATGGCCGGGCCCCCCGGGCGGGGGAGGTGTGGCGAAGCCCCCTCCACGCCAAAACCTTGCGGGAGATCGGGGAGAGCTACGGGGAAAGCCTCTACGGGGGCCCGCTGGCCCAGGCCCTGGCCGCCTTCAGCGGGGCCACGGGGGGGCTTCTCACCCTGGAGGACCTGAAGGCCCACGCCCCCGAGTGGGTGAAGCCCCTCGCTACCACCTACAAGGGCCTCACGGTCCACGAGCTTCCCCCCAACGGCCAGGGGGTGGCCGTCCTCCTGGCCCTGAACATCCTGGAGGGGCTGGACCTCCGTCCCGAGGACCCCATGGGCTACCACCTGCAGATTGAGGCCATGCGCCTGGCCCTGGCCGACACCTACCGCTTTGTGGCCGACCCCCGGTTCATGGAGCTGGCCCCTGAGGCCTTCCTCTCCAAGGCCTACGCCGCCGAGAGGCGGCGCCTCATCGGGGAGAGGGCCCTTCCCCTGGCCCTTCCCGGCCTCAAGCCCGAGGGGACGGTTTACCTGGCGGCGGCGGACGGGGAGGTCATGGTCTCCCTGATCCAGTCCAACTACCAGGGCTTCGGCTCCGGCATCCTGGTGCCGGGGACGGGGATCGCCCTGCAGAACCGGGGCCTGGGCTTCGCCCTGGAGGAGGGGCACCCCAACCGGGTGGGGCCGGGAAAGAGGCCCTTCCACACCATCATCCCGGGCTTCCTGACCCGGGAGGGGAAACCCTTGGGGCCCTTTGGGGTCATGGGGGGGTTCATGCAACCCCAGGGGCACGTGCAGGTGGTCCTGGGCCTGGCGGACTTCGGCCTCAACCCCCAGGCCGCCCTGGACCGGCCCCGGTGGCAGGTGGTCCCCGGGGGGGAGGTCCTCCTGGAGCCCGGCATCCCCCAGGCCACGGCCCTCTTCCTCAAGGACCTGGGGCACAGGGTGCGCTACGAGGCGGAGTACGGCGCCTTCGGGCGGGGGCAGGTGATCCTCCGGCTGGAGGAGGCCCTTTGCGCCGCCTCCGACCCTCGGGCGGAGGGCCTGGCCCTGGCCCTCTAA
- a CDS encoding DUF72 domain-containing protein → MAEIRVGTASWTDETLLQSGWYPPEARRDPEKRLRYYARFFDTVEVDSTFYALPKKEVVAKWVERTPEGFLFHVKAYSAFTGHGLEAGALPKDLRALLPRQEGHLAQREVPEEVVEAAWERFFLALEPLKASGKLGYLHFGLPPWTEPKPRSFQYLERLAERTRGYWVAVEFRNPKWYVAWGFVKRELSRLGLIHVSVDAPPHPEAPPRVLEATHPVAVLRCHGRNAETWKGPHTRPYERFNWRYSEEELEDLAQATRTLAKGAERVFVIFNNNYGTQGVEAALGLKRLLGLP, encoded by the coding sequence GTGGCGGAAATCCGGGTGGGCACGGCCAGCTGGACGGACGAGACCCTGCTTCAGTCCGGGTGGTACCCGCCCGAGGCCAGGCGGGACCCGGAGAAGCGCCTCCGCTACTACGCCCGGTTCTTTGACACCGTGGAGGTGGACAGCACCTTCTACGCCCTGCCCAAGAAGGAGGTGGTGGCCAAGTGGGTGGAGAGGACCCCCGAGGGCTTCCTCTTCCACGTCAAGGCCTACTCCGCCTTCACCGGCCACGGCCTCGAGGCCGGCGCCCTCCCCAAGGACCTCCGCGCCCTCCTCCCCAGGCAGGAGGGGCACCTGGCCCAGCGGGAGGTGCCGGAGGAGGTGGTGGAGGCGGCCTGGGAACGCTTCTTCCTGGCCCTGGAGCCCCTGAAGGCCTCGGGCAAGCTGGGCTACCTCCACTTCGGCCTCCCCCCCTGGACCGAGCCCAAGCCCAGGAGCTTCCAGTACCTGGAGAGGCTTGCGGAGAGGACCCGGGGCTACTGGGTAGCCGTGGAGTTCCGCAACCCCAAGTGGTACGTGGCCTGGGGCTTCGTCAAGCGGGAGCTTTCCCGGCTGGGCCTCATCCACGTCAGCGTGGACGCGCCTCCCCACCCCGAGGCCCCGCCCCGGGTCCTGGAGGCCACCCACCCCGTGGCCGTCCTCCGCTGCCACGGCCGCAACGCCGAAACCTGGAAGGGCCCCCACACCAGGCCCTACGAGCGCTTCAACTGGCGCTACAGCGAGGAGGAGCTCGAGGACCTGGCCCAGGCCACCCGCACCCTGGCCAAGGGAGCGGAAAGGGTCTTCGTCATCTTCAACAACAACTACGGCACCCAGGGGGTGGAGGCCGCCTTGGGCCTGAAGCGCCTCCTGGGACTCCCTTAG
- a CDS encoding YbgA family protein: protein MEAPNPSLEAWPRPRLVVSACLGFAAVRYSGELIPDKVVAALKAHVDFVPVCPEVEIGLGVPRPTVRLVRGEDGPRMVQPKTGEDLTERMRAFSRAFLSGLGEVEGFILKNRSPTCALKDAKVYAYADQGGAVGHGPGLFAQAVMAAFPLLPKEDEGRLTSARVRAQFFTRIFGLARLRRLGDLGELMAFHARYKLLLMAYSQKETRALGRLLGEARGKAFREVLRAYEEGFLRATEKPYRLGAMADALLHAFGYFKKGLNAREKAHFLDLLLDFREERAPLEAPLALLHSWALRFGQEYIEAQALLMPYPKPLMDLKSS from the coding sequence ATGGAGGCCCCGAACCCCTCCCTGGAGGCCTGGCCCAGGCCCCGCCTGGTGGTGAGCGCCTGCCTGGGCTTCGCCGCCGTGCGCTACTCGGGAGAGCTGATCCCCGACAAGGTTGTGGCCGCCCTGAAGGCGCACGTGGACTTCGTGCCCGTCTGCCCCGAGGTGGAGATCGGCCTCGGGGTGCCCAGGCCCACGGTGCGCCTGGTGCGGGGCGAGGATGGGCCCAGGATGGTCCAGCCCAAGACGGGGGAGGACCTGACGGAAAGGATGCGGGCCTTCAGCCGGGCCTTCCTCTCCGGCCTGGGGGAGGTGGAGGGCTTCATCCTGAAAAACCGCTCCCCCACCTGCGCCCTCAAGGACGCCAAGGTCTACGCCTACGCCGACCAGGGGGGCGCCGTGGGCCACGGGCCCGGCCTCTTCGCCCAGGCGGTGATGGCGGCCTTTCCCCTCCTGCCCAAGGAGGACGAGGGGCGGCTCACCAGCGCCCGCGTCCGGGCCCAATTCTTCACCCGCATCTTCGGCCTGGCCCGGCTTAGGCGACTTGGGGACCTGGGCGAGCTCATGGCCTTCCACGCCCGCTACAAGCTCCTCCTCATGGCCTACAGCCAGAAGGAGACCCGGGCCCTGGGCCGGCTTCTGGGCGAGGCCCGGGGGAAGGCCTTTCGGGAGGTGCTTCGGGCCTACGAGGAGGGCTTCCTCAGGGCCACGGAAAAGCCCTACCGCCTGGGGGCCATGGCCGATGCCCTTCTCCACGCCTTTGGCTACTTTAAGAAGGGCCTAAACGCCCGGGAGAAGGCCCACTTCCTGGACCTTTTGCTGGACTTCCGCGAGGAGCGGGCGCCCCTCGAGGCCCCCCTGGCCCTCCTCCATTCCTGGGCGCTCCGCTTCGGCCAGGAGTACATAGAAGCCCAGGCCCTCCTGATGCCCTACCCCAAGCCCCTCATGGACCTGAAGAGTTCCTGA
- the fni gene encoding type 2 isopentenyl-diphosphate Delta-isomerase, whose amino-acid sequence MSTLERKRKHLEACLHGEVAFQKTTTGLERFRLRYQALSGLALSEVDLTTPFLGKTLKAPFLIGAMTGGEENGERINLALAEAAEALGVGMMLGSGRIVLERPEALRSFQVRKVAPKALLVANLGLAQLRRYGREDLIRLVEMLEADALALHVNPLQEAVQRGDTDFRGLLARLRALLPLPFPVLVKEVGHGLSREAALALKGLPLAAVDVAGAGGTSWARVEEWVRYGEVRHPELCEMGVPTAQAILEVREVLPEVPLIASGGVYTGTDAAKALALGADLVAVARPLLRPALMGAEAAAAWIADYLEELRTALFAVGARRPVEARGKVEASPGL is encoded by the coding sequence TTGAGCACGCTGGAGAGGAAGCGGAAGCACCTCGAGGCCTGCCTCCACGGGGAGGTGGCCTTCCAGAAGACCACCACCGGCCTGGAGCGCTTCCGCCTCCGCTACCAGGCCCTCTCGGGCCTCGCCTTAAGCGAGGTGGACCTCACCACGCCCTTTTTGGGTAAGACCCTGAAGGCCCCCTTCCTGATCGGGGCCATGACCGGCGGGGAGGAGAACGGCGAGCGCATCAACCTGGCCCTGGCCGAAGCCGCCGAGGCCCTGGGGGTGGGGATGATGCTGGGCTCGGGCCGAATCGTCCTGGAGCGCCCCGAGGCCCTGAGGAGCTTCCAGGTGCGCAAGGTGGCCCCCAAAGCCCTCCTCGTCGCCAACCTGGGCCTGGCCCAGCTGAGGCGCTACGGGCGGGAGGACCTCATCAGGCTGGTGGAGATGCTGGAGGCCGACGCCCTCGCCCTCCACGTGAACCCCCTCCAGGAGGCGGTGCAGCGGGGGGACACCGACTTTAGGGGGCTTCTCGCGAGGCTTAGGGCCCTCCTCCCCCTCCCCTTTCCCGTCCTGGTCAAGGAGGTGGGGCACGGCCTCTCCCGGGAGGCGGCCTTGGCCCTAAAGGGCCTCCCCTTGGCGGCGGTGGACGTGGCCGGGGCCGGAGGGACCAGCTGGGCCAGGGTGGAGGAGTGGGTGCGCTACGGGGAGGTCCGCCACCCCGAGCTCTGCGAGATGGGCGTTCCCACGGCTCAGGCCATCCTCGAGGTGCGGGAAGTCCTCCCCGAGGTGCCCCTCATCGCCTCCGGAGGGGTCTACACGGGGACGGACGCCGCCAAGGCCCTGGCCCTGGGGGCGGACCTGGTGGCCGTGGCCAGGCCCCTCCTCAGGCCCGCCCTCATGGGCGCTGAGGCCGCCGCGGCCTGGATAGCCGACTACCTGGAGGAGCTCCGCACGGCCCTCTTCGCCGTGGGGGCGAGGAGGCCAGTGGAGGCCAGGGGAAAGGTGGAGGCTTCGCCGGGGCTTTAG
- the crtI gene encoding phytoene desaturase family protein codes for MRAVVIGSGVGGLSAAIRLAAMGLEVLVLEKLPGPGGRAFVHQAQGFTFDMGPTVITVPPFLEDLFATSPGNPRLYPDFPEEEGLTHTQRYVKIVPLDPFYRIHFPDGTHFDYNNDREHLLSEIQRLAPEDLPGYRRFEAHARALFQKGFLELGFTHFGSLLDLLRVAPDLLRLDAVRPLFSLVSRYFRNPKMRQVFSFESLLIGGNPLSVPALYAMIHFVERNWGVHFAMGGTGALVRGLVRKLEELGGRIRFNAPVRRILTRGRRAVGVVLQDGERIEADLVVSNADYVHTYGELLAPEDRFWHSDLRLKRTRLSMSLFVAYFGFRARGDEGERLRHHNVLLSHRYEELLRDIFQRKVLPDDFAHYLHLPTLTDPSLAPPGHHAAYTLVPVPHNGSGLDWGRIGPEYLEKALRYLDEAGYLPGLMDRLVYTHFVTPDYFQWTLNSHLGNAFGPEPVLWQTASFRPHNRSEDVKGLYLVGQSYQPGAGLPSVMMSAKMTARLIAHDLGLERAPKELLEARA; via the coding sequence ATGCGCGCGGTGGTGATCGGTAGCGGGGTGGGCGGGCTTTCCGCCGCCATACGGCTTGCGGCCATGGGCCTAGAGGTCCTGGTCCTGGAAAAGCTCCCGGGCCCTGGGGGCCGGGCCTTCGTCCACCAGGCCCAGGGCTTCACCTTTGACATGGGCCCCACGGTGATCACCGTCCCCCCCTTCCTGGAGGACCTCTTCGCCACCAGCCCAGGAAACCCCAGGCTCTACCCCGACTTCCCCGAGGAGGAGGGGCTAACGCACACGCAAAGGTACGTGAAGATCGTCCCCCTGGACCCCTTCTACCGCATCCACTTCCCCGACGGCACCCACTTTGACTACAACAACGACCGGGAGCACCTCCTCTCGGAGATCCAGCGCCTGGCCCCGGAGGACCTCCCGGGCTACCGCCGCTTTGAGGCCCACGCCAGGGCCCTCTTCCAGAAGGGCTTTCTGGAGCTGGGCTTCACCCACTTCGGAAGCCTCCTGGACCTCTTGCGGGTGGCCCCGGACCTCCTCCGCCTGGACGCCGTGCGCCCCCTCTTCTCCTTGGTCTCCCGCTACTTCCGAAACCCCAAGATGCGCCAGGTCTTCTCCTTTGAGTCCCTCCTAATCGGGGGGAACCCCCTCTCGGTCCCCGCCCTTTACGCCATGATCCACTTCGTGGAGCGGAACTGGGGGGTCCACTTCGCCATGGGGGGGACGGGGGCCCTGGTCCGGGGCCTGGTGCGGAAGCTGGAGGAGCTCGGCGGGAGGATCCGCTTTAACGCCCCTGTGCGCCGCATCCTCACCAGGGGCAGGCGGGCCGTGGGCGTGGTCCTCCAGGACGGAGAGAGGATAGAGGCCGACCTGGTAGTCTCCAACGCCGACTACGTCCACACCTACGGGGAGCTCCTCGCCCCCGAGGACCGCTTCTGGCACAGCGACCTCCGCCTCAAGCGCACCCGGCTTTCCATGAGCCTCTTCGTGGCCTACTTCGGCTTCAGGGCCCGGGGGGACGAGGGGGAAAGGCTCAGGCACCACAACGTCCTCCTCTCCCACCGTTACGAGGAGCTCCTCCGGGACATCTTCCAAAGGAAGGTCCTCCCCGACGACTTCGCCCACTACCTCCACCTCCCCACCCTCACCGACCCCTCCCTGGCCCCCCCGGGCCACCACGCCGCCTACACCCTGGTGCCCGTGCCCCACAACGGAAGCGGCCTGGACTGGGGAAGGATCGGCCCCGAGTACCTGGAAAAGGCCCTGCGCTACCTGGACGAGGCCGGCTACCTGCCCGGCCTCATGGACCGGCTGGTCTACACCCACTTCGTCACCCCGGACTACTTCCAGTGGACCCTGAATAGCCACCTGGGCAACGCCTTCGGCCCCGAGCCCGTCCTGTGGCAGACGGCCAGCTTCCGGCCCCACAACCGCTCCGAGGACGTGAAGGGCCTCTACCTGGTGGGGCAGAGCTACCAGCCGGGGGCGGGGCTTCCCAGCGTGATGATGTCGGCCAAGATGACCGCCCGGCTCATCGCCCACGACCTGGGCCTGGAACGGGCCCCCAAAGAGCTTCTGGAGGCCAGGGCTTGA